AGTAAGTCCCCTTTTACACCATAAAATTCCTGAGTTCAAGTCTGGCGGGACATAGGCGAAGGAGGTGAAAGAGGGGAAGAGTACAACAGCTCATTGTGGATAAGTATTGTACACAATGCAACAGCTTTCCTACCATTGTAAATCTTAACAACTAGCGCAATTACCGCTCAAGATtagcacacacacaaacattacTAACGTCCAAGGTGTATTGATGCCAAGACGAAtttagtaccaggtgttgttgcCCCAACAGCTGCTATTTCTTCTTGgctattttccatacagcgccttgtactttaatatgtcagttaatagaaatcaattaaaattttcgtttGATTTGATATTTTTCTGCACGGTGAATTGGTTGTATTCGTTTTGCCACtacctggggccctattcgctaactgtgagttttaaagtgtacacaacaAATTGTGTAAActgtgaaattctgattctgtaaagcaaaaatgtgaacaaaaaaactcactgttaaaaacttcgtgagttttcttgacagccagtgtacactattgtgacattcaaaactcatacgcattGTTGCAGAATGGCTTTTTTGTTTTGATgacgtttgatgaatattttctcactgacataagacttttacattcagcgcccattcagcaaaacaatgtacacaataatttacagaatcgcatgaaaatttaaagtgtaaattgtatgTGCAAATGAgatttcaatgagtgtacatttttcagttttgcacagttagggaattgaccccctggtatggattcgccttgattgaTGCAATGCAACTATGCTCTTtctgctgttcttcattccactccattcgactgccttcttttACTGCATTCCACTCTATTTGCAACATAACCTTAATTTAAGCTGCTAAACTATGTAGTAAACAATGAGCCGCATCGTCAAGTCGTTTCCATTTCTTGTTATCTCTTCCTCTCTCTGCTTGTATgccgtttttatacccagctgtacttgtacacagggtattataactttgattggatatcggttggttgtacaggtataaaggaatcgagataatatagacttccatgtatcaaaatcatcagtatcgaaaaaaaatttgattgagccatgttcgtccgtccgtctgtccgttagcacgataacttgagtaaatattgagatattttgaccaaatttggtacacgagcttatctggacccagaaaagaTTAATATTGTAAATGAgcggcgaaatcggatgataaccacgcccactttttatatatataatattttggaaaacaaaaaacctgattatttagtaaataatgcacctagaatgttgaaatttgacgtgtggactgatattgagacacttgataaaaatttgaaaaaaatgtttaaaatgggcatggtatcgcccaattgtgataaaatcaatttttcgaatattattaatcaaaaatagtCAAATCTATCGTAaccaaattcggcagagaggttgcctttactataaggaatgctttgaaggaaaattaacgaaatcggttaaggaccgcgtggtccacttttatataaaagatttttaaaagagctttatatcaatggtatttcatttcgcaagtagatttataacaataagccGCCCTTTTAttaataagcaattttctatgtttcgggagccataactcgaagaaaaattagttcagaatagaaccatatgtatatgtactatttcgcagccttgtaacactattaagcacacaaaataaacaacaacagcatttcaagggtacagctggatatgtaatgttcggtttcacccgaacttagacttccttacttgtttgtttcaCACTTGCTCTCAAGAAAGATGACGCTTCTTTGTAAcactcatggcggaacgatacaaggtggccgcatcgaacagctgattataaccttttttttatttgatttgatacatcaacttccggcgcagtacgattttgacatttgtccatcgaatttacaaaaacaaagtacatggaattcttgtttatgtatgtaggtatgtcaccatgctgccaccttgtatcgttccgccatggtaacACTAAAAACGAAGCAGAAATTAATCTTTAAATATTCCCAACTAAAGGTTGtaaaatgtttgttgttaaatttttttcataataaaaaacaatagttAGAGGTATAGCGGTTATTGTTAAACGGTGCTTAACCTCAAAACATCCAATTAGTTTATATTTGCTTGCGCCCTATTTAATGCGGGGTAAAGtgcaaaacttttgtttttttgcaaacTCTGGGTttcgtacatatgtaagtatgtatgtgcatGTGTATAAGTGCTGTTTTTGGAAGAGCTTCGTCATCAAAGCCAAATGAACGCATTGCTCTTTGACTGTGCCGGTTGTAACAGCTTGTCAGCAACATTCCACAAACCAGCAAACAAACACAAATTTGGAAAACGCCAAATCAAGTGAAAGCAACAATGCTTtggaaatttgttgttgttgttgttcaacgCATGTATAACGAGAGTTCCatataaaattgtaaaatttcGGTACACTCTTTAGTAGTTAGTTTGCCTAATTAATTTTCCTTGCTAACATATTTAAAATGTGTATATCACACCTCAATGTATGGAAGAAGAGTCTTTAAACAATAAACTCAGTTCATAAAAACGAAATACCCACACAAAAAATAAGGTACCAGCTACCGACCTAGAAATTAATGAGGAAGATGTGAATGACGCTTATACATATGTAATAAAATGTAAAATGAGCACAAGGCACTATATACCGTCGAGGAGATTGAGgatgagcttctcttccattttgcatCGCGCTACTTTTGAtttatttcctacaaattggcgggacagaacCTACGACATAGTTTATTCCGATTCCGACAGCCATATGCAAGGGAGGTGAATTTTCGCTGagacgcttttcatggcagaatacaCTCACAGTATTTGTCAAATTATTGTTGAGAGCCACACCGctaagaaaaacatttttataaagtACCCTGccaaaatcgtgtgaccaaaaacgcacacagacacacgaaattttgacaggggtgacgatttggaatgaaaaattctccaaaggaaatagcatgttgacaaatttagctttcccacaatgtatcgtgctctctcgcacctattatttttatagggatagcaaatagcaaaatacgtcatttttgcgtgcaaaaaaatccgccatttctaattcagcagagacagcaaaacatttggtggtcgaaaattttttcaattttgagagttttaaatggaatatctccggaaagatttcaaattaagagggagttctccagatcacatatatatatatattttaaagtgcgcaaacttataatttaaaagttatttggtgttaaagtttgcaaatttctatacaaattttatatgtgaatacgtatatatacatatgtggcagcacagctttgtaatgtcatcaataaaatatatgtatatatatatatatatgtgcatgttgctacaaaagcgcgattgatttaataaaaacatttataataagtgaaaacaatgcaaaaatgaaatgtgcaatatacaaaaatgcaatttaagtttatcgttgccaatttatatagatatgtatgtggattaagggtttgaaagatgtgtaaattgtaatttaaagtgctatcgACCAAGTTTTACCCCTAACTCGGGGGGGtactattctaaaattttcccaaagtctttaatatacaatgatttttgctgtttatttcgacaacaattttttatttgatttttgtgctcatcgaaagacaTCACAATTAtgtagcaccatgccgcgaattatgataaaagatggtgtgtggagaaacactgaggtaagcatttgacgcgactggttactcttggccgtttattaactaaattgataactttcaggatgaaatcctcaaagcagctgtaatgaaatatggtaaaaaacagtggtcacgtattgcataactgctgcaccgcaaatctgccaagcaatgtaaggcacgctggtacgaatggcttgatcctagcataaagaagacagaatggtcatggGAGAAGGATGAAAAACttttgcattttgccaaattaatgccaacacaatggcgtacaattgcgccgattatttcagagggttaactggcaccaattgttcacaccaaattgttaggtacaggattcgccacgagtaggtgaggttggaaatcacaaccccttgaatcattttggtcggcaggtatgccgcgcATATATTattggcacttgttattgatggcttttatgatgccaccaacacaacctggacagacgccaatgctcagtcaaccacccaagccgggtcaacctccaatacccggacacgtccggacgtcctggttataatgtatgttaatacaactaataatttacaaatttgctgatgattatttttgtgttattttctttagcaaccacctgcacctgttactggtaaatatcaacacccgcaacagtatgatcaagcccaacgccgtttagatcccgatcagatgccaaatccgataagcgttatcattgaaaatcaaaatagcgctggtggtgcttttattactaatgaacaggatttattaccaccatttgtgaccacaaaatatgtggtagaagatcagggtaactcctcgccacgttacgttaggtatcgataatcgaaattaatgttttgcttGGCAATTAccttgatctttcttctttgcaggtcgtctttgtattgcatacctgcaacagctgatttattaaaaacaacagctttgttcattacacttaccgtctcaccaatggcacgcacggttgagggtgaatatgagccacccattgtaaattttggtgaattgggtgcaattagatgcaatcgttgcaaggctcaatagcaacttgtagatgctggtcgttgtttccaatgtctaatgtgtaaagtaacaagagatggtaaaaaaaatctttcacttttacttgtgttcattgatccatattttttctcaacagtgccaactgcatatttccaacatttgggccataccggacagcgtgtcgataaatatgaatgtcttcaacttgtattgggtacatgagtatttgtgtaaaaaatgcttgggtaccgatagctctcatggtaaacctcaactcatatccaacatcaatgcctcgcattcaattgtggcactgtacgcactacattgggttcacgtagtattgacaagcatattgttgattccagtggtaaggccacaatttcaaatgatggggaaaCCATTATGAAAccattggatattgtgaatccagccgtaaaactctagtagacatcgccaaatctcaaaatgctgaggtaagttttttgttatattagaatgtgtagaataaaaatgtttctcttatcaggtcggcgatggcaccaaccacttcagtagtattttaagcatgtgaaatcttaaaacaagttaagccagatgttgaggaaggcgtgcatgcacgtatcatcattaaaactatacgtaaagcattacaattatgcatgctaaaatatgacatggctgtacatgtcgaagcgccaatcaaaggagcaacaaagtgttattggaaaaatgatctgccacagcaatgtcctctaatgtccaagagtatcagaaaattgttgatgctgaataccgtattctgtagaataaactagctaagtaaggcgccaatgttgtgttttctaaattgccaattggtgatgttgatacacagtattttgcagatcgtgatatattctgtgctgttcatgtaccagaagaagattggaaacgtagaatgaaagcttgtggtggtgctgttatgactacagctaatgatattaattcaagtgttttgggtcaatgtgattactttgaagaacgtcaggttggtggtgaacgtttcaacattttccaaggtttgacattaatttcatttttatagtttataattatttaaaggttgcgttaatgctagaacaagtacattgattttacgtggcagtgttgaacaatttttggaagaaactgagcttcgttacatgatgctaaattgcttgtgcggcgtacaattaaacatgattctgttgttgctggtaagtcaaaatacaaattgaaaaaaatgtgtaatcttagggcctcattctctattacgaaacgaactttcgatgcggatcatagacgaatcgctagtgtatttgcacgatgttaaacaatggcaacttatcacttgacaattacttttgccttcctgttagttagaaaggtaaagaccgaacgaaaatgatagagaataccattgctagacgatatcgtttggaggcgaatcgttcgtctgagctatcgttcgcaatacagaatgaagcctttaaattgttaatataatgaaaagattgtgtccaaatacccccagcgggtttggggtcagaatttatctgcggtaggtatgcctatcgtaaggcgactaaaataccagattcaaggggctgtgtagcgcaacccttcaggttgccagcgcaatatatagcttctccaaacccaattgtcaacctcacctatccgcggcgaatcgtgtttcactaacagacaaggatctgggggggggggggggggggggggtggatagggaggtatggcctgaaggtttaatgtggccacataaatcgttcccgagatagtcgggctagcactttaatggtgctgtgttactggagcgtaccggatctgtatccggctaaaggaccatcacatcgacaacactccccaaagccttcggggagcaaccttatcgctacaaaaacaataacaacattgATCAACAAcataggatcattcctagataatttgtgcaaggtttctcccgtagggtcgcccctcctaacttaggcctggtccaattagggaccttgtacctctttgtaaacaagaccatatgacacgtcatctgcgtaaaccgtaagtttttctggtccctcgtagaatcccctaagcagttggttaatgaccagcgtccacagcagagctgatagcacccctccctgcggagtgcccctgtccactaatttcgtggccgcgtacaatccccattgcgatgtaatcttactgcagtttaacatgcagtcgatccatctgggtaaggctggatgtactttaacgtaattaagaccatcaataatcgctcatttagaaagccccggcaatgcttaagaagacttctagagcatattccttatattccagggctttttctatgcctattaccaccctatgcaatgcggtgtctactgacttgcctttggtgtacgcctgttgtgttgtggagagcagcttttcatccacgttggactttatgtacacatctagcagcctctcaaaggttttgagcagaaatgatggtaagctattgggtctataatctttgggatacacgtgaccaatcttccccgcctttggtaggaaagctacacgagcagttctccaagagtgcggtacatgattcagtttatgcacccatcgaatattattttaagccatcccacgaccgccctacttgaaacttgtagcattgccggacatgtaccatctgagcccggcgatttcaccaccactacgaggtcctcagtagtgtaattaggcagctgtttccttaccattactacagctcgcacccgtccttccgtttgcgcatagtaaacgccaaatccgcgcgcgctaattccagaaacctttcctcccgatggaagccacggctcctggatcagcgcgttaggaggaggagttcgctcgacgccactttactgtgttggaggtttatctgtaggactcgcagcaccaatgggctgcttgtccccctccagcaccttcatcgggacgtcgtcgtcctcccctagcccttttggtttagagtgttggAAGCCCCCTTCAgactcttgtacctgttgtgctgggtgttcctctgtgcgactcacagcaccatctggctgttggtccccttatAACACATTCggagtgacgtgggctacctccacctgtcttttttcccttaggcttttgaggtccggcggccaccgtggtgtgatgggtagcgtgctccgcctatcacaccgtatgccctgggttcaactcccgggcaaagcaacatcaaaattttagaaataagatttttcaattagaagaaaatttttctaagcggggtcgcccctcggcagtgtttggcaagcactccgggtgtatttctgccatgaaaagctctcagtgaaaactcatctgctttgcagatgccgttcggagtcggcataaaacatgtaggtcccgtccggccaatttgtagggaaaatcaagaggagcacgacgcaaattggaagagaagttcggccttagatctcttcggaggttatcgcgccttacatttatttttttttttttttgaggtccttttcgacttcgcccacgtccagcgtgttaggactttaatacccgcgacttcctttcctgagtcgcatataaattttgcctgtacctaaggacatttttccaagctgcgcgtacaatatatcctccgcctgcttgtttatttggaagatgtataactgaccttcctccgtaggccgaaatacagtaagtaccttccaatcctgtgtcggtatgttcgaatTCTGATTCTGAAAAAGTCGcattgtatcctccgacttcatcacgcatggtatccataccttaacttttggtaccttggggatttgcgctttatccaccatctcaaaacgcgcgttcgtgccctgcctttaggggtttggaaccacttcctccagccaccgcaagctcgcgatgttgtcgcacgctatcatcttcataccattataccatcccccgaatcaaaggttggaaggagcttacttggttattcccgcaacatcttaagctccttttctacagatctccacctttcactagtcatctgttcgaaaggactgctacgatcaaccagcgccacagtcagtgactgctttgccacatcactcattttctcgggaaaagccgtcgtcttagtgttatttccctttggcacctccgagaaagccggagtcttagctccctctagctagtcttagcgttatctccctttggcttatctcctacttccatagttggaacttccctctgactcgcagccttcgaggtagttgctacctcgctattggggcccatctgtcttacagctttgggcctacttgtcttgtctatgggactgccctgcgtcgcggctctgggactgggccctttctgccattcgacgcttcttcctcctcataccggttgcagaaccgagggtttctcgcagcaaaccttttgaactgccttcgacctacttctaccgcctcatgagcccatgccaagcgctcgatctcctcttctgttgggtcaaccactgctcccaagcgttgtacaattcttagtactgcacggtacttcgagagagctctttgctccgtacccttctccactcttttactcctttttcatttgtttgcttctccaacacggagttcattgaattagcactactctcgctccccgagtccgacgcatcgcttaatgcgtatttgtcgtccttggcttgcggctcagtcctcttcttatcatcgtccttatgaaaatGAGGTAATTAGTCGTTcaccttggtcgtacgaccaccagcccgacaaggcgggctcagcggtccagtattatatacggggaaagaaccgtcagccacagcagcgccccttactgtggtaaggccatcaatacttctcgaggtggtccggtatcgggaaggctccgttcgaatacagtcgaatttatcccctggctacaaatcgtccaataggcacggtccgcataacaccctggattagggggttggcagttcttggtcaccgacatcccgccgccctcctatgaggcgaaacggcgtagatgccagtcc
The Eurosta solidaginis isolate ZX-2024a chromosome 5, ASM4086904v1, whole genome shotgun sequence DNA segment above includes these coding regions:
- the LOC137233937 gene encoding protein transport protein Sec24C-like; amino-acid sequence: MPNPISVIIENQNSAGGAFITNEQDLLPPFVTTKYVVEDQGNSSPRYVRSSLYCIPATADLLKTTALFITLTVSPMARTVEGEYEPPIVNFGELGAIRCNRCKAQ